From Trichoderma atroviride chromosome 1, complete sequence, one genomic window encodes:
- a CDS encoding uncharacterized protein (EggNog:ENOG41): MADGIAPAVDKVGAPEPTAPEALAGAPTLDTAKPEVSENPPAQTEPAKELPIVGETKGPEEAKPSTEPFNVVDAFKRAHQIPRPVEVQSVPETPANQSVNGSPKPELNIPMETGESPKPQEEPVVITGVEEPLPTPAASVPNSDNGPDSIVDKPVTPNGDSKTAEMAGALQTGNDDDKSDVSEIVIGEKRKLAEGPADVPAAASDKEDSDESEPADKKAKIDDGEASSNGGAPRKPGRPKKNDNKEKKTAPPPAVGKTARKTRSQGPVEV, translated from the exons ATGGCTGACGGCATCGCTCCAGCGGTTGACAAAG TTGGCGCGCCTGAGCCTACAGCTCCCGAGGCCCTCGCTGGGGCTCCGACTTTGGACACAGCCAAGCCAGAAGTCTCTGAGAACCCCCCAGCTCAAACTGAACCCGCCAAAGAGCTTCCGATCGTTGGTGAAACAAAAGGACCTGAAGAGGCGAAGCCGTCGACGGAGCCCTTCAACGTCGTTGATGCTTTCAAACGCGCCCACCAGATTCCACGACCCGTCGAGGTCCAATCTGTTCCCGAGACTCCCGCCAATCAATCGGTGAATGGATCACCAAAACCAGAGTTAAATATCCCCATGGAGACGGGGGAGTCTCCAAAGCCACAAGAAGAGCCCGTGGTAATCACCGGCGTTGAAGAGCCGCTGCCAACTCCTGCAGCATCTGTTCCCAACAGCGACAATGGCCCTGATTCCATTGTCGACAAGCCTGTGACTCCAAATGGCGACTCAAAGACGGCCGAGATGGCAGGCGCTCTCCAAACCGGCAATGACGATGACAAGTCTGATGTGTCAGAGATTGTCATCGGAGAGAAGCGCAAACTAGCCGAGGGCCCAGCTGAtgttcctgctgctgcttccgACAAGGAAGACTCCGACGAGAGCGAGCCGGCGGataaaaaggccaagattgacgatggcgaggcgAGCTCCAACGGCGGAGCTCCGAGGAAGCCGGGCCGTCCTAAGAAGAACGacaacaaggaaaagaagaccGCTCCCCCTCCGGCAGTGGGGAAGACGGCGCGCAAGACTCGGAGTCAGGGGCCAGTGGAGGTCTGA